A genome region from Pseudomonas pergaminensis includes the following:
- a CDS encoding DEAD/DEAH box helicase translates to MSRTIPMLFQDQHIDVLVDRFNVLKSSYDALGAKPDEAELTRLRRDGACVLLQAPTGIGKTLIACEFMARFSPMDRVLWFWFSPFTGVLSQAKASLKQQAPSLVQLDIDTDRQIEKITPGSVFVLSWQTVAARSRDSRLVRQSGDVGMAVDDLIAEARNAGFRIGVIVDEAHHGFVRATEAGRFFAQVLAPDYVLLMTATPRDADAAKFAQQTGYRIGAPDEWASITRAEGVEAQLLKKSVKAARFIAQNQDDAQLLAFEEVAMSEATAMHRLIKKTLIDEGVDLVPLMLVQVPNGGQMLEKAKNYIINTLLFPETAVRSHTSDEPDPNLSALANDPQVEVILFKMAIATGFDAPRAFTLAALRGARDASFGVQVVGRIMRVHRLLQGRLEQLPPLLQYGYVFLANGEAQEGLLNAAAQINQLPGQLAAASPATVVTIVGGQSSVQVVKPGQTFSLLANQSVSTASENAADIANSEASTSEVITSSRQATRHVTPFGGEQASLFQVINTSSRTGADSGYEDPVDPLHPGLTHGFTEASQLANAFQLEAESTSFNYPLRSTAPRSLQTETLPVLSEDFELRLAQHIDFARVLGDRLKVRSRVTERVTDVFAAGTTPEDKDVWATVSSAAIAQKARQIAFQFEDVDRRELLQALRTRFREVLVNEGHEPPVDEEELTRQLELVLVRNDKLIRDAHKRLRAEQVSTATVHLPVSVSSLLPLAPAVRNLYGVFPDDLRPQEREFAELLDTSPEVMWWHRNPSRKPSSVALYGWAEGVGFYPDFVVGVTERVEGGGVALSEVKGPQLQQFDKAKAGAHHIVYGRVYMAGKAGAEGNFRLLRLTSDSQTLVDDGPFEVQRLRYS, encoded by the coding sequence GTGAGTCGAACCATCCCTATGCTGTTCCAGGATCAGCACATTGATGTACTGGTTGATCGGTTCAATGTATTGAAGTCTAGTTATGACGCTTTGGGAGCGAAACCGGATGAAGCTGAGCTCACTCGGCTTCGTCGCGATGGTGCTTGCGTGCTCTTGCAAGCGCCAACAGGTATAGGCAAGACGTTGATTGCTTGTGAGTTTATGGCGAGATTTTCGCCGATGGATCGCGTGCTCTGGTTTTGGTTCTCTCCATTTACAGGGGTTTTGTCTCAAGCCAAGGCCTCACTCAAGCAACAGGCCCCGAGCCTCGTGCAGTTGGACATTGACACTGACCGCCAAATCGAGAAGATCACGCCAGGCTCTGTTTTTGTGTTGAGCTGGCAGACAGTTGCGGCGCGTTCCCGTGATTCTCGGTTGGTTCGGCAAAGCGGCGATGTTGGAATGGCCGTAGATGACTTGATCGCGGAGGCCCGGAATGCAGGTTTTCGGATCGGCGTGATTGTTGATGAGGCTCACCACGGTTTCGTCCGCGCAACGGAAGCTGGGCGCTTCTTCGCGCAGGTGTTGGCGCCAGACTACGTCCTGCTAATGACCGCGACGCCACGGGACGCAGATGCAGCCAAGTTTGCCCAGCAGACGGGATACCGTATTGGAGCTCCTGACGAATGGGCCTCGATTACGCGTGCTGAAGGCGTGGAAGCGCAATTGCTCAAGAAGAGCGTAAAGGCGGCTCGATTCATCGCTCAAAACCAAGACGACGCGCAACTGCTGGCCTTCGAAGAAGTCGCCATGTCTGAGGCGACCGCTATGCACCGCTTAATCAAGAAGACACTAATTGATGAGGGGGTAGATTTAGTCCCTCTGATGTTGGTGCAAGTGCCTAACGGTGGTCAGATGCTGGAGAAGGCGAAGAACTACATTATAAACACGCTTTTATTCCCAGAAACGGCTGTGCGCAGCCACACTTCAGATGAGCCCGATCCTAATCTATCTGCGCTTGCTAACGATCCGCAGGTGGAAGTCATTTTATTTAAAATGGCAATCGCGACTGGTTTTGACGCACCGCGAGCATTTACCTTAGCAGCACTGCGTGGCGCGCGAGACGCAAGTTTTGGTGTGCAGGTCGTTGGACGAATCATGCGGGTTCATCGGTTACTTCAAGGTCGTCTCGAGCAGCTTCCTCCGCTGCTTCAGTATGGCTATGTCTTTCTAGCCAATGGTGAAGCTCAGGAAGGACTGCTAAACGCCGCTGCGCAAATTAACCAGCTACCAGGTCAATTGGCTGCTGCTTCACCAGCCACCGTTGTGACTATCGTCGGCGGCCAATCGAGCGTGCAAGTGGTGAAGCCGGGGCAGACGTTTTCACTTCTTGCGAATCAGTCTGTTTCTACGGCCTCTGAAAATGCCGCCGACATTGCAAATTCAGAGGCCTCGACCTCTGAGGTTATTACGTCGTCTAGGCAGGCTACACGGCACGTAACGCCCTTTGGAGGGGAGCAGGCTTCCCTATTTCAGGTGATAAATACGTCATCACGCACCGGAGCCGACAGTGGTTATGAAGATCCTGTAGATCCGCTGCATCCGGGGTTAACGCACGGATTTACAGAAGCCTCTCAATTGGCTAATGCATTCCAGCTTGAGGCAGAATCGACTAGTTTCAATTATCCACTTAGATCCACAGCTCCCCGCTCACTCCAGACCGAAACCTTGCCTGTTTTGTCTGAAGATTTCGAGCTTAGGCTGGCCCAGCACATAGATTTCGCTCGCGTTCTAGGTGACCGACTGAAAGTGCGATCAAGAGTCACGGAACGCGTGACGGACGTGTTTGCTGCGGGTACAACTCCAGAAGATAAAGACGTCTGGGCAACGGTGTCTTCAGCGGCCATCGCCCAGAAAGCCAGACAGATTGCCTTTCAGTTTGAAGATGTTGATCGACGGGAGCTGCTCCAAGCACTTCGGACACGCTTTCGTGAGGTCTTGGTCAACGAAGGACATGAGCCGCCCGTGGACGAGGAAGAGCTGACAAGGCAGCTGGAGCTGGTATTAGTGCGCAATGATAAACTCATTCGCGATGCTCACAAGCGATTAAGGGCGGAGCAGGTAAGCACTGCAACAGTACACCTTCCGGTCTCGGTTTCATCGTTGCTGCCACTAGCGCCAGCAGTCCGGAACCTCTACGGTGTTTTCCCTGATGACCTTCGTCCGCAGGAGCGCGAGTTTGCTGAATTGCTAGACACGTCGCCCGAAGTGATGTGGTGGCATCGCAACCCTAGTAGAAAACCTTCCTCGGTGGCCTTGTATGGTTGGGCCGAAGGTGTTGGCTTCTATCCTGATTTTGTCGTGGGTGTGACGGAGCGTGTTGAAGGGGGCGGAGTCGCTCTAAGTGAGGTAAAAGGGCCGCAGCTTCAACAGTTTGATAAAGCGAAGGCTGGTGCACACCACATTGTCTATGGCCGAGTTTATATGGCTGGTAAAGCCGGTGCTGAAGGTAACTTCCGGCTTTTGCGTCTTACCAGCGACAGCCAAACCTTGGTCGATGACGGTCCTTTCGAAGTTCAGCGACTGCGTTACTCATAG
- a CDS encoding FAD-binding and (Fe-S)-binding domain-containing protein, producing the protein MSLPAAFISDIAQLIPKNRRFDDPLSTLAFGTDASFYRLIPQLVIRVESEDEVVALLQLAQRDHVPVTFRAAGTSLSGQAISDSVLIVLGDNWNGREIRGQGTQIRLQPGVIGAQANAWLAPFGRKIGPDPASINACKIGGIVANNASGMCCGTAQNTYHTLAGIRLVLADGSRLDTEDAASVTAFREQHGTLLERLATLGHETRANTELAAKIRHKYRLKNTTGLSLNALVDFDEPLDILSHLLVGSEGTLGFISAVTYDTVIDHPSKASALIVFPDVETCCNAVTVLKTQPVSAVELLDRRSMRSVQDKPGMPAFVQQLSENACALLIESRAASSSLLHEQLALIMASLAPFPVEKQVDFTEDPTENARLWAIRKDTFPAVGAVRKTGTTVIIEDVTFPVEQLAIGVNRLIELFDKHHYDEAILFGHALEGNLHFVFTQGFNSAEEVTRYQAFMDDVAQLVAVEFGGSLKAEHGTGRNMAPFVELEWGSDAYQLMWQLKRLLDPNGILNPDVVLSEDPQIHLKHLKPLPAADEIVDKCIECGFCEPVCPSKGLTLSPRQRIVIWRDIQAKKRAGVDTTELEAAYHYQGIDTCAATGLCAQRCPVGINTGDLVKKLRSRDADRTKTAEWLATHFATALQGARFTLHVANGARMLLGAPRLAKLSASVTRLSKGQIPQWTNAMPQPEKAIRFSPAVTDERPRVVYLAACVSRAMGPAAGDKEQMSLYDKTRSLLEKAGYQVVSPDNQDSLCCGQPFASKGYAEQAEHKRQELIGALLHASRGGLDPIYCDTSPCTLRLVQDLGETRLDLYDPVRFIRTHLMDRLDFTPQEAPIAVHVTCSTQHLGESQALIDLARHCSKNVVIPEGIHCCGFAGDKGFTTPELNAHSLRTLKDAVQYCSEGISTSRTCEIGLSQHGGIDYHGLVYLVDRVTQARVH; encoded by the coding sequence ATGAGCCTGCCTGCTGCTTTCATAAGCGACATCGCACAACTGATCCCGAAAAATCGGCGTTTCGACGATCCGCTTTCCACCCTCGCTTTCGGCACCGACGCCAGCTTTTACCGACTGATCCCACAGTTGGTGATCCGCGTGGAGTCGGAAGACGAAGTCGTTGCCTTGCTGCAACTGGCTCAACGTGACCATGTACCGGTCACCTTTCGCGCCGCCGGCACCAGCCTGTCCGGGCAAGCCATCAGTGACTCGGTCCTGATCGTCCTGGGCGACAACTGGAATGGCCGCGAAATCCGTGGGCAGGGCACCCAAATCCGCCTGCAGCCCGGTGTCATTGGCGCTCAGGCGAATGCGTGGCTGGCGCCATTCGGGCGCAAGATCGGACCGGACCCGGCGTCGATCAACGCCTGCAAAATCGGCGGTATCGTCGCCAACAATGCCAGCGGCATGTGCTGCGGTACCGCGCAGAACACCTACCACACACTGGCCGGGATACGCCTGGTATTGGCTGACGGCAGCCGCCTGGATACCGAAGACGCAGCCAGTGTGACGGCGTTTCGTGAACAGCACGGGACGCTGCTTGAACGCCTGGCGACACTGGGTCATGAGACCCGCGCCAACACTGAATTGGCGGCAAAAATTCGCCACAAATACCGTCTTAAAAATACCACCGGGCTATCACTCAATGCCCTGGTGGATTTCGATGAGCCGCTGGATATTCTCAGTCATCTGCTGGTGGGCTCCGAGGGCACCCTTGGGTTTATCAGCGCCGTCACCTACGACACCGTGATCGATCACCCGAGCAAAGCGTCGGCATTGATTGTGTTTCCGGATGTCGAAACCTGCTGCAACGCAGTCACCGTCCTCAAAACCCAACCGGTATCAGCCGTCGAACTGCTGGACCGGCGCAGCATGCGCTCGGTACAGGACAAGCCGGGCATGCCCGCTTTCGTACAGCAACTATCGGAAAATGCCTGCGCCCTGTTGATCGAATCCCGTGCGGCGTCGTCGTCCTTGCTGCACGAGCAACTGGCGCTGATCATGGCTTCACTGGCCCCTTTTCCGGTAGAGAAGCAGGTCGACTTCACCGAAGACCCGACGGAGAACGCTCGCCTCTGGGCAATCCGCAAAGACACCTTCCCAGCCGTCGGGGCCGTGCGCAAGACCGGCACCACCGTGATCATTGAGGACGTGACCTTCCCGGTTGAGCAACTGGCAATCGGCGTGAATCGCTTGATCGAACTGTTCGATAAACATCACTACGACGAAGCGATACTTTTCGGACACGCACTGGAAGGTAATCTGCACTTCGTGTTCACCCAAGGCTTCAACAGCGCGGAAGAAGTTACGCGCTACCAAGCGTTCATGGACGACGTGGCGCAATTGGTGGCAGTGGAGTTCGGTGGCTCGCTGAAAGCCGAACACGGCACCGGGCGCAATATGGCACCGTTTGTGGAACTGGAATGGGGCAGCGACGCCTATCAATTGATGTGGCAGCTCAAGCGCCTGCTGGACCCCAACGGTATTCTCAATCCGGACGTGGTGCTCAGCGAAGACCCGCAAATCCACCTCAAGCACCTCAAACCGTTGCCCGCCGCCGACGAGATTGTGGATAAGTGCATCGAATGCGGCTTCTGCGAGCCGGTGTGCCCGTCGAAAGGCCTGACGTTGAGCCCGCGCCAGCGCATCGTGATCTGGCGCGACATCCAGGCAAAGAAACGCGCCGGTGTCGACACCACTGAGCTGGAAGCTGCGTATCACTACCAGGGCATCGACACCTGCGCCGCCACCGGACTTTGCGCCCAGCGCTGCCCTGTAGGAATCAATACCGGCGATCTGGTGAAAAAGCTGCGTAGCCGCGATGCCGACCGTACTAAAACGGCCGAATGGCTTGCCACTCATTTCGCCACCGCACTGCAAGGCGCGCGTTTTACGCTGCATGTGGCCAATGGCGCACGCATGCTGCTCGGCGCGCCTCGCCTGGCGAAGCTGTCGGCTAGCGTGACCAGGCTGTCCAAGGGGCAGATTCCACAGTGGACCAACGCCATGCCGCAGCCGGAAAAAGCCATTCGCTTCAGCCCGGCCGTGACGGACGAGCGCCCACGGGTGGTCTACCTGGCCGCCTGCGTCTCACGCGCCATGGGCCCGGCGGCAGGTGATAAAGAACAGATGTCGCTGTACGACAAGACCCGCAGCCTTTTGGAAAAAGCCGGTTACCAAGTCGTGTCTCCCGACAATCAGGACAGCCTGTGCTGTGGCCAGCCATTCGCCTCCAAAGGCTATGCCGAACAGGCCGAGCACAAACGCCAGGAGTTGATCGGCGCGCTGCTTCACGCCAGCCGTGGCGGGCTTGACCCTATCTACTGCGACACCAGCCCCTGCACCCTGCGCCTGGTGCAAGACCTGGGCGAAACGCGCCTGGATCTGTACGACCCCGTGCGTTTTATCCGTACACACCTGATGGACCGCCTCGACTTTACGCCCCAGGAGGCTCCGATCGCCGTGCACGTCACCTGCAGTACCCAGCACCTGGGCGAGAGCCAGGCGCTGATCGACCTGGCCCGACACTGCTCCAAGAACGTAGTCATCCCGGAAGGCATTCATTGCTGTGGCTTTGCCGGCGACAAAGGCTTCACCACGCCGGAACTCAACGCCCACTCACTGCGCACCCTCAAGGATGCAGTGCAATATTGCAGCGAAGGGATCTCCACCAGTCGCACCTGCGAGATCGGCCTGAGCCAGCATGGCGGCATTGATTATCACGGGTTGGTGTACCTGGTGGACCGCGTCACCCAAGCCCGCGTCCATTAA
- a CDS encoding MBL fold metallo-hydrolase: MDTLVALPVSGDSFLLRRDNYNILVDGGYSSRMLIAALSKPRLAISHLHIVVCTHADKDHAGGLTDLLDKSSISVGEFWLPGAWSESLPELLKNPDLVVNALIAEFDNFSPQDNPTLNQDHRSESHARKSIVEESHEAQRKSEHEHEGPEQQDVDEFESHMHALIASERRKFERDSRSNDDQLSPEQQVGNAGLAWLKKQTESLELNELNDADSAKAFGRGRKLLRQQARKNHMDQNWTAFGLELIDTAERIRKIAVQAIRHSVKVRWFDFGEFAKTKQASGGEPDLLVPLNAVEVVVPPPPTEMMMYMLRLTPVNEECLVFLSPGPTWRHRGVVFTGDSPLGHGSGYRLSLLDWPTERAQWVVATAPHHGSESNAVAYEHLEAMTNVELWLRSGGSSKHPGPTFRRLPQVQRGCTHCPRLGLKRGIAEVQLSDQFKGPSFRVKPHDCSC; the protein is encoded by the coding sequence ATGGACACGCTTGTGGCATTGCCGGTTTCTGGTGATTCATTTCTTCTTCGACGTGACAACTACAACATTCTGGTAGATGGGGGATACAGCAGCCGGATGCTGATTGCGGCACTTTCTAAACCCCGTCTTGCCATCAGCCATTTGCATATCGTGGTTTGCACGCATGCCGATAAAGATCACGCTGGCGGTCTCACGGACCTGCTAGACAAGTCATCCATCAGTGTTGGTGAATTTTGGCTGCCAGGTGCATGGTCGGAATCGCTGCCAGAGCTCTTAAAAAACCCTGATTTAGTGGTGAACGCTCTCATTGCAGAGTTTGATAATTTTTCGCCCCAAGACAACCCCACCCTCAATCAGGACCACAGATCGGAATCTCACGCGCGTAAAAGTATTGTCGAGGAATCGCATGAAGCTCAACGCAAGAGCGAGCACGAGCACGAAGGTCCGGAGCAACAGGATGTCGACGAGTTCGAATCGCACATGCATGCACTCATTGCCTCAGAACGACGCAAATTTGAACGTGACAGCAGGAGCAATGACGACCAACTTAGCCCAGAGCAACAAGTAGGCAATGCAGGGTTGGCATGGTTGAAGAAACAAACAGAAAGTCTCGAACTCAACGAGCTAAATGATGCAGATTCTGCCAAGGCATTTGGCAGAGGGCGTAAGTTACTCAGGCAGCAAGCCCGAAAGAATCATATGGATCAGAACTGGACTGCGTTCGGGCTTGAATTAATCGACACAGCAGAACGGATCAGAAAAATTGCAGTTCAGGCGATTCGCCACAGCGTCAAGGTACGTTGGTTCGACTTCGGTGAATTCGCGAAGACGAAGCAAGCATCTGGAGGGGAGCCAGATCTCCTTGTGCCTCTGAACGCAGTAGAGGTTGTCGTACCACCACCCCCCACCGAAATGATGATGTACATGCTTCGTTTGACGCCGGTGAACGAAGAGTGCCTGGTGTTCTTGTCACCCGGCCCTACATGGCGTCACCGCGGCGTGGTCTTCACCGGAGACTCTCCGCTGGGTCATGGATCTGGCTACAGACTTAGCCTCTTGGATTGGCCAACAGAGCGCGCTCAATGGGTCGTCGCCACGGCGCCACACCACGGTTCTGAAAGCAATGCTGTGGCCTATGAGCATTTGGAGGCAATGACTAATGTCGAGCTTTGGTTGCGATCCGGCGGATCATCTAAGCATCCAGGCCCAACATTCCGAAGGTTACCTCAGGTCCAGCGAGGTTGTACGCATTGTCCCCGATTGGGGCTGAAGCGAGGAATAGCTGAAGTGCAATTGTCGGATCAATTTAAGGGGCCGTCTTTCCGCGTCAAACCCCATGATTGCTCTTGCTAA
- a CDS encoding IS3 family transposase (programmed frameshift), which yields MSNPRYPEEFKIQAVNQVAEKKLPVAEVAARLGVSTHSLYAWIKRYSKPLEERQQDDDQHAELRRLRAELKRVTEERDNLKKGRRVLCQGVRLKYAFIKQRAGDYSIRRLCLTLKVHPSGYYAWLSEPQSARAKDNQRLLGLIKHSWLESGGVYGYRKIHDDLREVGEVCGRHRVARLMRLEGLRSQTGYRRRPGKYGGKPAVASPNLLKRQFDVVEPNKVWVTDITYIRTYEGWLYLAVVLDLFSRQVVGWSMKAQMTSDLAIDALLMAVWRRKPKQEVMVHSDQGSQYSSSDWRSFLSANNLVASMSRRGNCHDNAVAESFFQLLKRERIKRKIYITREDARSDVFDYIEMFYNVKRRHGFNNQLSPVEFEKRYAMSLQGV from the exons ATGAGCAACCCACGTTATCCCGAAGAATTCAAAATCCAAGCGGTCAATCAAGTGGCCGAAAAGAAGCTGCCTGTCGCTGAGGTGGCAGCACGTCTTGGTGTGTCGACGCATAGCCTCTATGCCTGGATAAAGCGCTACAGCAAACCTCTAGAAGAACGACAGCAAGACGATGATCAACACGCTGAACTGCGTCGTCTGCGAGCGGAGCTCAAGCGCGTCACTGAAGAGCGAGATA ATCTTAAAAAAGGCCGCCGCGTACTTTGCCAAGGAGTGCGGTTGAAGTACGCCTTTATCAAGCAGCGAGCCGGCGACTATTCCATTCGACGGCTTTGCCTGACGCTGAAAGTCCATCCAAGTGGCTATTACGCCTGGTTGTCTGAGCCGCAATCTGCACGCGCCAAAGACAACCAGCGACTGCTGGGTTTGATCAAGCATTCATGGCTGGAAAGTGGCGGCGTTTATGGCTATCGCAAAATCCATGACGATCTGCGCGAGGTCGGTGAAGTTTGCGGGCGCCATCGCGTGGCAAGGCTGATGCGTCTTGAAGGGCTGCGCTCTCAGACAGGTTATCGACGCCGCCCTGGAAAGTACGGCGGTAAGCCAGCGGTCGCCTCACCCAATTTGCTGAAGCGCCAGTTCGATGTCGTGGAACCCAACAAGGTTTGGGTCACCGACATCACCTACATTCGTACGTATGAAGGCTGGTTGTATTTGGCGGTGGTGCTGGATCTGTTTTCTCGTCAGGTCGTTGGCTGGTCAATGAAGGCGCAGATGACCAGTGATTTGGCTATTGATGCGTTGTTGATGGCGGTTTGGAGGCGTAAACCGAAGCAAGAGGTGATGGTTCATTCCGACCAGGGCAGCCAGTACAGCAGCTCCGACTGGCGCAGCTTTTTGAGCGCAAACAATTTGGTTGCCAGCATGAGTCGCCGAGGCAACTGTCATGACAACGCCGTGGCCGAGAGCTTTTTCCAGCTTCTAAAACGGGAACGGATCAAGCGAAAAATCTACATCACGCGGGAAGATGCTCGTAGTGATGTGTTCGATTACATCGAGATGTTCTACAACGTAAAACGCCGCCATGGTTTCAACAATCAGCTGTCACCGGTAGAGTTTGAAAAGCGTTACGCAATGAGCTTGCAAGGTGTCTAG
- a CDS encoding TetR/AcrR family transcriptional regulator has translation MSVSKKQHVVDTATSLFSQHGFHPVGVDWIIEASGVARMTMYRNFNGKEDLVKTVLTQRSAHLIEQLKARMDEKLSLEEKIISIFDWRGQWFCSTSFAGCLFGRAVAEFPEHSDIREIALDYKHKLHALVEHEIARHHTPDTAKTLATYIMMLLDGATVNAQAFSKSHFAGDACDAALMLLRFNMGKQIR, from the coding sequence TTGTCCGTATCGAAGAAGCAGCATGTCGTCGACACTGCTACCAGCCTGTTTTCCCAGCACGGTTTCCACCCCGTAGGTGTTGACTGGATCATCGAAGCGTCGGGCGTCGCCAGAATGACGATGTACCGTAACTTCAACGGTAAGGAAGACCTGGTCAAAACCGTGTTGACGCAACGCTCGGCGCATCTGATCGAGCAATTGAAAGCGCGCATGGATGAAAAACTCAGCCTGGAAGAAAAGATCATTTCGATCTTCGATTGGCGCGGGCAGTGGTTCTGCTCCACCAGCTTCGCCGGCTGCCTGTTCGGCCGCGCAGTGGCCGAATTTCCGGAGCACTCCGATATCCGCGAGATCGCTCTCGACTACAAGCACAAACTGCATGCGCTGGTAGAACACGAGATAGCCCGCCACCACACCCCCGATACAGCGAAGACCCTCGCGACCTACATCATGATGTTGCTCGACGGGGCCACGGTGAATGCCCAGGCCTTCAGCAAAAGCCACTTTGCCGGCGATGCCTGCGATGCGGCGCTGATGTTGCTTCGATTTAACATGGGCAAGCAGATTCGCTGA
- a CDS encoding site-specific DNA-methyltransferase produces the protein MIVEGDNYDALRHLATTHSGQFHLIYIDVPYNTGNKDFVYNDSFFDPRNRYRHSTWLEFIYQRLVLAKALLRDGGSIVVSIDDNELFNMGLLMNQVFGERSFVATCIWQKRYSRENRSAIGDAHEYLLVYSLTPDAFKQRRGRIPLNDAQAKVYKNHDNPLDKDPTKRWRGIPMTAQGFRPNQMYKITSPTGKEHFPPEGRCWSMIEPEFLSLKAQNKIYWGRDGSAQPSVIRYLSEVEGLVPWTWWSHDEVGHTDEARKEIQDIFGTQTAFDTPKPTRLLERVLQICAPEKDALVLDFFAGSGTTAHALLRMNKADCGQRRFVLVSSRESTIENPDKNLCRDICAVRVRKAIEGYASEKTGEVEALGGSFAYVKALPVPMHRLEERLSDSMVWTFALQASGHPVSAVKPALSTSIQGNHLVAYCTNSKPSTMAALRELLESHKGPAVVLSWAVQAVKEALVGIDTTASYVAVPQDLQRAFRQGNAQIREPIPAETEAVEGLVDDQHLGEQS, from the coding sequence TTGATCGTCGAGGGTGACAACTACGATGCCCTGAGGCATTTGGCAACCACCCACTCTGGTCAGTTTCACCTCATCTATATTGATGTCCCGTACAACACGGGCAATAAAGATTTTGTGTACAACGACAGCTTTTTCGATCCTCGGAACCGCTACCGACATAGCACTTGGTTGGAATTTATCTACCAGCGCCTAGTGTTAGCCAAGGCTCTCCTCAGGGATGGTGGTTCCATCGTGGTGAGCATTGATGACAACGAGCTCTTCAACATGGGGCTTCTGATGAACCAGGTCTTTGGCGAGCGTAGCTTCGTGGCGACTTGCATTTGGCAAAAGCGCTATAGCCGTGAAAATAGAAGCGCCATTGGAGACGCGCATGAATATCTGTTGGTCTACTCGCTGACTCCTGACGCATTCAAGCAACGTCGTGGGCGAATCCCACTAAATGACGCTCAGGCCAAGGTTTACAAGAACCACGATAATCCGTTAGACAAAGACCCGACCAAGCGGTGGCGGGGCATTCCGATGACCGCACAAGGGTTCCGTCCGAATCAGATGTACAAAATCACGTCTCCAACCGGAAAGGAGCATTTTCCGCCTGAGGGACGTTGCTGGTCGATGATTGAACCAGAGTTTCTCTCGCTGAAAGCTCAGAATAAAATTTATTGGGGGCGAGATGGGAGTGCGCAACCTAGCGTGATTCGATATCTCAGTGAGGTCGAAGGACTTGTTCCTTGGACCTGGTGGTCCCACGATGAAGTAGGGCATACCGACGAAGCGCGCAAAGAGATCCAGGATATTTTCGGCACTCAAACCGCTTTTGATACACCGAAACCAACTCGATTGCTTGAGCGTGTGCTGCAAATATGCGCGCCGGAAAAAGATGCTTTGGTGTTGGACTTCTTCGCTGGTTCCGGCACAACTGCCCATGCGCTACTTCGAATGAACAAGGCTGACTGTGGGCAGCGACGGTTTGTTTTGGTTTCCAGTCGTGAATCGACAATTGAAAATCCAGATAAGAATCTATGCCGTGACATTTGCGCCGTGCGTGTTCGCAAGGCAATCGAGGGCTATGCCTCAGAGAAAACAGGTGAGGTTGAGGCTCTCGGTGGATCATTCGCCTACGTCAAAGCCTTGCCAGTGCCCATGCATAGGCTTGAGGAGCGCCTTTCGGATTCCATGGTTTGGACATTTGCTCTTCAAGCTAGTGGACATCCAGTCAGCGCGGTAAAGCCGGCTCTTTCTACATCCATTCAGGGCAATCACTTGGTTGCGTATTGCACTAACAGCAAGCCGTCAACGATGGCAGCACTTCGTGAGTTGTTGGAGTCGCACAAAGGCCCAGCTGTAGTACTTAGCTGGGCTGTTCAAGCAGTCAAGGAAGCGCTTGTAGGAATTGATACCACCGCCAGTTATGTAGCTGTCCCGCAAGACCTACAACGTGCCTTCCGGCAAGGCAATGCGCAAATTCGAGAGCCTATTCCTGCGGAAACAGAAGCAGTTGAAGGGCTGGTAGACGATCAGCATTTGGGAGAGCAGTCGTGA
- a CDS encoding SDR family oxidoreductase gives MPTLERNTQVLVIGGSAGIGFAIAKLFHQQGATVTLAGRNAARLSQAAHDIGAEVATVALDVTQPAELERFFARPTRWKHIIVTAASLTFGPVRSVALEDAQRIFDSKFWAAYHIARLAPFDEDASLTLVSGRFAQRAGPQTALISAVNAGIEGFARGLASELSPVRVNVLSPGFVDTGMHPEALVQKMRQRSQSLPVKRIARPEDIASAALLLATNPMISGTVLAVDGGDTVSFT, from the coding sequence ATGCCTACGCTTGAGCGCAATACCCAGGTGCTGGTCATCGGCGGCTCCGCCGGTATCGGCTTTGCCATCGCCAAACTGTTCCACCAGCAAGGAGCCACGGTCACCCTGGCCGGGCGCAATGCCGCACGGCTAAGCCAGGCGGCGCATGACATCGGCGCCGAGGTTGCCACCGTGGCACTGGACGTCACGCAGCCGGCCGAATTGGAGCGCTTTTTTGCCCGGCCCACGCGCTGGAAGCACATCATTGTCACCGCCGCCTCGCTGACGTTCGGGCCGGTGCGCAGCGTTGCGCTAGAGGATGCGCAGCGCATCTTCGACAGCAAGTTCTGGGCGGCGTACCACATTGCCCGGCTGGCACCTTTTGACGAGGATGCCTCGCTGACCCTGGTCTCGGGGCGTTTTGCCCAGCGCGCCGGGCCGCAGACGGCACTGATCAGCGCGGTCAACGCCGGTATCGAAGGGTTTGCCCGTGGGCTGGCCAGCGAACTCTCGCCGGTGCGCGTCAACGTGCTGTCCCCGGGCTTTGTCGACACCGGCATGCACCCCGAAGCACTGGTACAGAAAATGCGCCAACGCAGCCAATCACTGCCTGTCAAACGCATAGCCCGGCCGGAAGACATCGCTTCGGCGGCGCTGCTACTGGCCACCAACCCGATGATCAGCGGCACGGTACTGGCCGTAGACGGCGGGGATACCGTGAGCTTTACCTGA